From Anopheles darlingi chromosome 2, idAnoDarlMG_H_01, whole genome shotgun sequence, the proteins below share one genomic window:
- the LOC125959401 gene encoding fibrinogen-like protein A — MGSKLELLLITLKTMEHKLQKIEDKIEEHRSSHEQGQKEMFVAIEKLEHQVERNLSELHKDIDNVHNITRQIINVLPQLHVSMTTEVPQPLTTTTTTTTTTPKDKQPPFSSCKDVPSNASGTYLLSVNNDSEPFAVYCEQNAFDGGWIVFQYRFDGSLDFYRGWNEFRDGFGDLRQEFWLGLEKVHQITNGRKHELMVELKDFEGTYAYARYDAFEIGNESDQYDLKLLGNHSGTAGNAMLYNNGAKFSTKDRDNDEWSRIHCAQRYEGAWWHWDCTSTNLNGRYINATGRQSMHWLYFNYRQQGLSYSRMMIRELE, encoded by the exons ATGGGTTCAAAATTGGAGTTACTCTTGATTACGTTGAAGACGATGGAACATAAGCTTCAGAAGATTGAGGACAAGATCGAAGAACATCGATCCAGCCACGAACAAGGGCAAAAAGAAATGTTCGTCGCCATTGAGAAACTTGAACACCAAGTCGAGCGTAATTTAAGTGAGCTTCATAAAGACATCGACAACGTACATAACATCACTCGGCAGATAATAAATGTCTTaccgcagctgca TGTCTCAATGACAACAGAAGTTCCACAGCCCCTGAccacaactacaacaacaacgaccacaacaccGAAAGATAAGCAACCTCCGTTTTCCTCGTGCAAAGATGTTCCTTCGAACGCCTCTGGAACATATCTGCTTAGTGTGAATAATGATAGTGAACCGTTCGCAGTATATTGCGAACAGAATGCGTTCGATGGTGGATGGATAGTGTTTCAGTACCGCTTTGACGGATCACTGGACTTTTATCGAGGGTGGAATGAGTTCCGCGACGGATTTGGTGATTTGCGCCAAGAGTTCTGGTTAGGTCTGGAGAAGGTCCACCAGATAACAAATGGCCGTAAGCACGAACTGATGGTTGAATTGAAAGATTTTGAAGGAACCTATGCATATGCGCGGTATGATGCATTCGAAATAGGTAATGAGAGTGATCAATACGACTTGAAGCTTCTTGGAAATCATAGCGGAACTGCAGGGAATGCAATGTTATATAATAATGGTGCGAAGTTCTCGACCAAAGATCGGGATAATGATGAGTGGTCCAGGATACATTGTGCACAGCGCTACGAAGGTGCATGGTGGCACTGGGATTGTACTAGCACGAATTTGAACGGGCGTTACATCAATGCGACAGGTAGACAATCAATGCATTGGTTATATTTCAATTACAGACAGCAAGGATTGAGTTACTCACGAATGATGATCCGAGAGTTGGAATAG